A stretch of Brassica napus cultivar Da-Ae chromosome C6, Da-Ae, whole genome shotgun sequence DNA encodes these proteins:
- the LOC106405094 gene encoding TIR-only protein, which yields MISRVFDFVKQSKSIQLNNKLFLDLLSSSSSTKPKALHDVFINHRGTDTKRNIATLLYDNLNARNIRPFLDSKNMKPGDKLFDHINRAILTSKVAVTVFSPNYCDSYFCLHELALIMESKKRVIPIFFDIKPSQLDVMIERVTCSDDEIQRFRWALQEAKDIVGLTFDSCKGNLSEVVTVASDVIVERLVELDSEDEDV from the exons atgatCTCTAGGGTTTTTGACTTCGTGAAGCAATCCAAATCCATTCAACTGAACAACAAACTATTCCTcgatcttctttcttcttcatcatcaacaAAACCCAAAGCTTTGCATGATGTGTTCATCAACCACAGAGGAACCGACACAAAGAGAAACATCGCGACTTTGCTTTACGACAATCTCAATGCCCGTAACATACGTCCATTCTTGGATAGCAAGAACATGAAACCTGGCGACAAGCTTTTTGATCATATCAACCGGGCGATTCTCACTTCTAAAGTCGCCGTTACCGTTTTCTCTCCCAACTATTGCGATTCTTATTTCTGTTTGCACGAGCTTGCTCTTATTATGGAGTCCAAGAAAAGGGTGATACCGATATTTTTCGACATCAAACCTTCACAACTCGATGTTATGATCGAAAGGGTGACATGTTCTGATGATGAAATCCAACGGTTTAGATGGGCTCTTCAAGAAGCTAAAGATATCGTCGGGCTTACGTTCGATTCCTGTAAAGG GAATTTATCAGAGGTTGTTACAGTTGCGTCGGATGTTATCGTTGAGAGGTTGGTGGAGTTAGATTCTGAAGATGAAGATGTTTAG